ATCGGCGCGAACACGTGGTCCTCAAGCCAGATGCGGATCACGAATTCCCACGCCAGCATCAAGCCGCACCAGAGTACGGCGATCGGCGGCGAAAGGACGGTGCTGGCGCCCACCGCCATGATGACTGCAAAGATCGCGCGCGGCCAAGTGCCTTTGCGGATCGCGCTCGCCACGTCGATCACTGACAACGACCCGCCCACCGCGCTGGCGCGGAACGAATTCATCGCCGGATCGGAATCGTAAAGTGTGGGATGCGCGCCGAAAGGCGGGATGGGCGCAAGCTTAGCGGTAGCACTCGTCATGGTGTCGCGACGTTCCCCAATTCGGACTGTCCCGAATCTCGTAGCGGAGCCTAGGCTTGGGACGCCAGTCTGCGGTTAACGATTTTCATCATTCACTCGCCGCGTGGCGCTGGTACGTGCACACCCCCGACGGGTCGCTCGCGTAATGTCTCGCGTCGAGCGCGGAAAAGTTCGGCGGGGCGTCCGCCGGCGCTCGTATCAAACTCGCCGGTGCCCTCGACCAGGCCAGTGCGATCAAGCAGGCGACGAAAATTCTGCTTGTGCAATTCGAGGCCCGCGATCGCTTCCACAACGCGCTGCAGATTGAGCAGGGTGAAGCGTTCGGGCGCGAGTTCGAACACGACGGGGCGGTATTTGATCTTCGCGCGCAAGCGGCCGATCGCAGTGGCGAGGATGCGGCGGTGATCTGATTGCATCGGCTCGCCCAGCCCATGCGCGGCGCTGATTGCGGGCGTGGGTTTGCCGTCAAAGCGGGCGCCGTCACGGGCGGCTTCTGGCGCCAGGCCCGCTTCATAGAGCAGCTCGTAGCGATCCAGTGCGCGCTCTTCGTTCCAGATGGCGCCCTCAAGCGCGAACGCCAGTTTTGCCCGCGCACGTCGTTGGGTCTGCGTCGCGGAATCGCTCGCGCTTTGCGCCCAGTCGCGTAGCTTCGGCGCGATGATTTCATCGATCAGCGATGGACGGCCGTCGCGCCAATCTTCCCACGGAAAGAAATCGTACCAGGACCGCCAGCGCGCGCTGACGCGATCCAAAGTGGCGCGCGACGGCGTGAGCGCCAGATACGAAATCGAGATCACGCGATCGGGGCCCGCGCCCTTCATGTCGGCCAGAGGCGCTTCGCGGCCGCGATCGCCGAACGTGTAGAGTTGCTCCACATAGCCGATGTCGAAGCCGGTTTGCTCATGCACCCACCCGCGCAGCGAAAGTTCAAGCGTGCGGTCGCCCGCCGGATCGAACGGGCCGAATGGGAGGCCTGGCACATCTTCACCCGCTTCGCGCGTCACCAGCACGAATGGGGCATCTTCCGTCACCGCGACGATGACGGCTGACAAGCCAATGGCGATGCGCGGCGTGTCGCTCATGCGCCGAATTGCGCGGGGATCGCGAAGGGCGTGGCTTCGCCCACCTCATACCAAGGCGGACCGCGACCGATCTTGTCGATGGCGCGGCTCATGCGCCCACCGCGGCCAAGCTCGGCGTCGGCCAATGCAATGAAGCGGCGGTTTGGACTCGCCGTGGACGATGCTGCGCGCAGCGCCAGCGCGATCTCTTCTTCGTCGGCGCTGGGATTGTGCGCGCACGCGGTGATGAAGGCTGTCGCTGTCGAGCGGCTGATGCCGGCGTAGCAATGGATGAGGATCGGAACATCGCGGCCCCATTGGCCGACGAAATCGAGGATCGTGCGCATGCGCTTGTCGCAGAGCGCGTCCTGGCCTTCGACTTCCGCTTCGATGTCATGGATTTCGAGGCAAAGGTGGCGATCGTTGCCATAGCCATTGAGCAAAGGAAATCCCGAACCCGGATCGAGCAAGCTGACGACATGAGACGGCTTGCGTTCGCGCGCGATTTCCGGCGCACGGGAGAGAGGGCAGACGATGATGGACATGGCCGTCTTCTACGCCGGATCGAGGAGCGAGCGAAAGCGCTTTAGGAAGGCTTCTTGCACTTGCCCTGTCGGCAATGGCGTCAATTTCAACCGGATATTGCGCGGCGGCGCGCCAAAGAAGCGCTTGGCCTCCACCTCGGTGAAGCCCGCGAGTTGGATCGCCTCGAAATAGGCGCAGATAATGTCGGCACGTTTGATCACGCCCTTGACGGTTGCCGAAGGATGCGCCGGTAGGCCAAAACGCAGATGGATCGCCGCTTCGAGTTTCGCTTCGAAGGCTTTGTAATCGATGCCGAGTGCGGCTTTGAATGGGCTGATCATGTCGCCGATCACGTATTCGGGCGCATCGTGGAGAAGCGCCATCAAACGCTTCTGCTTGTCCCATTCGGGCGCAAGCTTGCGGCAGATGTCTTCGACGATGAGTGAATGCTGCGCAACCGAGAACGCATGCGCGCCGATCGTTTGCCCATTCCAGCGCGCCACGCGCGCAAGCCCATGCGCGATGTCCTCGATCTCGACATCGAGCGGCGAGGGGTCGAGCAGATCGAGCCGCCGGCCCGATAGCATACGCTGCCACGCACGCGGCGCGTCAGCGACTTTGGAAGCGGCAATCTTTGGCGCGCGGGCCATGGAACCTCTTATCTTTGCGCGGGCTCAATGTAAGATGTGTCAGGGGCGGACATAAGCGACTTCGCACTTAGGAGCATCCGATGTCTGGTCCAACATCAGGTCTGACCCGAATAATTCTCCGTCTGGGGCGAAACCCAGACGCCGGCTACCCTGATGGGGACGATGAATACGGCTACGTGATCCACGCGCCACTCGATAGCAACGGCAAGCTCAGTGCCGCACTCTGGCGCGACAAAAAGGATCAATGTGCGGTCCGGCGTTTTCATCCCAATGAGACGCCGGCCGACGGCTGGCTGCGCCATCGCGGCGACAATTGGTATTTCTGGTATGACGAGGCCGACGAAGGCCCCGAAGAGCCGCTCTTCAAACTCGGCGCCCACGAATTGCGCCCCGGCGAATACGTCACCGTCCGCGAAGGTGACGGCGACGTGCTGACCTTCCGCGTGGCCGAGGCGGTGCGCGTCTAGACGTTCCTCCCAATCGCTCTAAGCTTTCTCTCAACGACAAGGGGAGGAAGCCGATTGTCTGACGCCGCCGCTGCGGCTGCGCCGCAGGTGCGCGCCGTTTCGCCAGGCTATCGCTCTTATGCGATGGGCCTGTTGCTCGTCATCTATGTGATGAATTTCGTCGATCGGCAGGTCGTCAATATCCTGGCCGAGCCGATCAAGCGTGAACTCGGTTTGCTCGATTGGCAATTGGGAGCGATGAGCGGTTTGGCGTTTGCGCTGTTCTACACCGTGCTCGGTCTGCCGATCGCGCGCTTGGCCGAGCGAGGCAACCGCCCTTACATCATTGGCGCGGCGTTGGCTGTGTGGTCGGGCTTCACGGCGCTCTGCGGCCTTGCACAGAATTTCACCCAGCTCTTGCTCGCGCGTATCGGCGTCGGGGTCGGTGAGGCGGGATGTACGCCGCCCGCGCATTCGCTGATCACCGATTATGTGCCCAAGGAGAAGCGCGCCTCCGCGCTTGCTTTTTATTCAATGGGCACGCCGCTCGGCAGTCTGGTCGGCATGGGGCTAGGCGGCATTATCGCGGACGCCTATGGCTGGCGGATGGCGTTCATCGTCTGCGGCATACCGGGCATTGTGCTGGCGATCATTGCAGCGCTCACGCTTGTCGAGCCGCGCATTCGCCAAACGGCCGCAGACATCAAAGAGCGCGCGCAAGCGATGCGCGATGCAAAGCCATTCAAGGCTGCACTCGCGACGCTGAGACGCAAACGCACATTCTGGCTCGTGTCGTTCGCGGCCGCGATCAAAGCCTTCATCGGCTATGGCCAAGCCCCGTTCGCGGCCTCGTTCTTTTATCGCAACCATACCGAGGAGATCGCATCGCTTGCCGCGATGTTCGGCCTGCAATCCGGTGGATTTCTCGGGCTTGCGCTGGGCTTGATGGGCGGGATCGGCGGGGCCATCGGCGCGTTTCTCGGCGGCATGATCGCCGACAAATACGGCGCGCGCGATTATCGCGCCTATGTGAGCGTGCCCGCGATCGCGTCGCTCGCTGTGATCCCGATTTATGTGCTGGCCATCCTCTCGCCGTTTGCGACGTTCGCGCTGGGATCGCTACTCATCGGCTCCATTCTGGGAACGCTCTGGTACGGGCCCGTCTATGCCACGGCGCAAACCATCGTGCCGCCGCACATGCGCGCCACGGCCTCCGCGGTTCTGCTCTTCATCATCAATCTGATCGGCCTGGGCCTCGGCCCGCTCGCTGTGGGCGCCTTGTCCGATATGTTCGCCATCACTTTCGGCATGGGTGAAGCCGAGGGCGTGCGCTGGGCGCTGCTCGTCTCCGCCTTCGCCGGCCTGGGCGCCGCGCTCCTCTTCTGGATGGCTCGCAGCACGATCCGCGACGAGATGGAGGGTTAGGGCGCCACCGCCGCGCTGCCTTCGAGCGCATCGCGATAGCGGCGGCTGCCGGCGATGGTGCGCCCATCGTTCAAAGTGATCTCCACGTCGCCCGAGGCCGTCGGTTTGATCGCTATGATGTTGGTGCGGTTCACCAGTCGCGAGCGATGGACGCGCACGAAACCGCGCGCGGTGAGTCGCGCTTCCCATGCGACCAGGGTGGCGCGCACCAGATGCGTGCGCACTGCGGTGTGGAATTCGACGTAATTGCCGGCTGCTTCCACCAGGAGGATATCCACAGGGGACAGGAACACCGCCGTCGCGCCGTCGCGGATTTCGATGCGGTCGTCGCCGGCGGGCGGCGCGGGAAGCGGCTTGCGCGCGGCGATGTAGTCGAAAATCCAGTACGTGGCGGCGATGACGGCGTAGGTCAGCACGTCCTTGCGCCATTCATAGAGCAGCACCGCGCCGACACCTTCGTCGAAGAAGCCGTAATGCGCGCCGGCCAGCCAATAGACCGACTCCCGCAGCACGAAGATGCCGACCAAGTGGGCGATCGCGAAGGGGACGGTCAGCCCGAAATGTATGAGGCCTGGTCGGGTGAGATTGTCCTGCGTCGGCGGCCAGCGCCGGACGGCCATCCCAATCAAGGGCGCCATCGCCACGATCACGAGGGCGCTGGTGACTTCCCAGAGCAGGGGCTCCCACCAATAGAAGTCGAACCCGGCGCGCCGCATCTCCAGAAAGTCGGAGGAAGCGTTCACCGCCACCACGACGAGCGACACAAGGGCGATAAACGCCCACGGTCGCCACTCAAACCGGGCCCAACCGCTCGTCCCGCTTGTCCCGCCGCTCGTCACCGAGGCTTCTCCGCTCGTCCCCGCATGCCGCCGGGCGCGGCGCCAAACTAGCCGGCGCGCAGCCGCCGCGAAAGAAGCGGGGGCTTTTGGAGACATCCCCGCCCATGAACGACCGCCGCTACGACCTCGACTGGCTCCGCATCATCGCCTTCGCTCTGCTCATTCTCTACCATTGCGGTATGTTTTACGTGACCTGGGATTGGCACGTGAAATCGAGCCGGGCGAGCGATGCGATCGAGCCGCTCATGCTGCTCACCAATCCTTGGCGGCTCTCTCTGCTCTTCCTGGTCGCCGGCGCTGCGTCGCGCTTCATGGTCGACAAGATGAGCGCCTGGCGCTTCACCAGCGCACGCATGGGCCGGCTCTGGCCGCCGCTGTTGCTGGCCGTGTTCGTGATCGTGCCGCCGCAGGCTTATTACGAAGTTGTCGAGGCGATCCAGATGAACCCGCCGGCGGAGGCGGCGCAGTTTCCGCTTTCGGTCGAGAATTTCTATCAGCGCTACGTCACCGCCTCCGGCAATTGGTGCGACGCAGACGGCTGTCTCACGACACCCACCTACAATCATATGTGGTTCGTAGCGTACCTTATCCTTTACACGCTGGCGCTCGTGCTGGTGGCGCCGCTGCTGCGCCGCGTGCCGAAAATCATTTCGGTGCTGATCGCAGGGCCGGGCCTCTTCCTCACGCCTTGGCTTGTGATGGCCGCGCTGCGCGTGACGCTGATGCCGATCTTCGGTGAGAGCCACGATTTCAGGGCCGACTGGTATTTGCACGCGCTTTATCTCAGCATTTTCCTGTTCGGCTTCGCGATCGCAAAGCACGAACCCTTCTTCGCGCGCTGCATGAAGCTGCGCTGGGTCGCGCTCGGCATCGCGCTCTCCTCGTGGGCTGCGCTGGTGACATATTTTGCGCTCGCGCCCGAGACGCCGCCGGAATGGATGCGCATGATCTTCCGTGCTGTGCGCGAACTCGAGGCGTGGTGCGCGATCGTGGCCTGCATCGGCTTTGCCCATCGCCATTTGCGCGACGCGGACGGGCCCATGCGGCGCCTGCTCACACAAGCGATCTTCCCTTTTTATCTCATCCACCAGACCATTATCGTCGTGGCCGGCTTCTATCTCGATGATCTGCAGCTGCCGCTCTGGATCGAAGCGCCAGTGCTGATTGGAACCACCGCTTTGGGCTGCTGGCTTTTCTTCGATTTGGGGCGCCGGGTTGCTTGGCTGCGCGTCTGGATCGGTTTGCCCTCGAAGGGAGTGGACGTGCGTGTTACCAAACCCGACATACTTGTACGGGAGGCGCGCTAGCCTCTGGCGGGCTCGAATCCCGCCGCCTGGAGCAAGAAATGTTCTTCTGGTTCCTTATCGCGGTTGGCGTCGTTGTCGGCCTCACGCTTTTGGGCGCCTTCCTGGCGCGGCGCGACAGCGGCTGGGGCGACGACGGCCCGATGGGCCCCTGGGCCGACCACTAGCGGATCACTACGCCCGCTTCACGGTTTCGCTTGCCACCAGCGTCTTCGAGCGTCTTACATGACCAAGACGTATGAATTCAGTTTTCCAGATCCGCCGCGCCGTTTCGCGCGATGCCGATGCGATCGCCAAGTTGGCGGCGGCGGCGGCGGCTGAAGAGGGCGGCGTCTCTGGGCTCGAAGTCGATCGCATCAAAGCGCACGCGTTTGGCTCAAGCCCGCTGTTTGAGGCCTGGGTCGCGCAGGAGCGGCACAATAGCCCACTCGTCGCCCATGCCATCATTACCAAAAGCTACGACACGCGCCGGGCCTGTCCGAATGTCGTGCTCTGCGAGCTGTACGTCGCACCGGAGTTCCGCCGCTCGGGTCTCGCCCGCAAAATGATGTCGGCGGTGGCGCAGCGGGCGCGAGATCTGGGCGCGCGCGAGCTTGCGATCACGACAGGGGTTGAAAACGAAGTCGCACAGCGCTTCTTCGCCGCCATAGGGGCGCATCCGCGCCAAGCGGCGGTATTCATGATGTCGGCTGACGGCATCGAATGGCTGGCCGCCGAAGGCCTTTAAGTCACGGAACGCCCAAGACACCGAACGGGCGTTGGAGAGAGGGGAAAAGATGATCGCGAAACCGTTGTTGAAGGCGGCGGCGTCCTGGATCGCCATCGCCGCATTCGCGGCCGCATGTGCGACCACGCCCACGCAACAGGCCGCCACGGCGCCCGCTGCAACGCCCGAAGCTGCGCAAGCCTTCGTAGACAATGCAGAGCGCGAATTGATGGCGCGCTCGGAATACGAGGGCCGGGTCGCTTGGGTGTATAGCACCAATATCAATTACGACACCGAATGGCTGCTGCAGCGCGCCGACGCCGAAGGCACCCAGACCCGCGTTCGTATCGCCAGCGAAGCCGCGCGCTATCAGGGCTTGAACCTCTCGCCCGAAACGCAGCGCAAGCTCAACATGCTGCGCCTCGGCCTCACACTGCCCGCGCCGCAACGCGAAGGCGCGGCCGACGAGCTGTCGCAAATCACCACGCGCTTGGCTTCGATCTATTCCACCGGCCGCATCGACTACCAGGGCCGCCAAGTCACGCTCGACGAACTCGAAACCCTGATGGGCACGGAGCGTAACCCGGCGCGTCTGCAGGAGATGTGGACCGAATGGCACGATGTCGCGACGCCCATGCATGACGATTACGCCCGCATGGTCGAGATCGCCAACGAAGGCGCCCGCGATCTCGGCTACGAGAACGTAGCGCAGATGTGGCTGTCGAAATACGACATGCCGGCCGACGACATGGAGCAAGAGGTCGAGCGTCTCTGGGGCCAGATGCAGCCCTTTTACGAACAGCTGCATTGCTTCGTGCGCAATCGTTTGAGCGCCAATTACGGCGAAGCGGTCCAGTCACGCACCGGCCCGATCCGCGCCGATCTGCTCGGCAATATGTGGGCGCAGGATTGGACGGCTTTGATGCCGATCGTCCGCCCGCGCGGCAGTGCGCAAACCTACGACACGACGCAGCTGCTCACCCGCGCCGGCTACACGCCAGTGACGATGACAGAAGCGGCCGAGCGCTTCTACACCTCGCTCGGTATGGAAGAGCTGCCGGATACGTTCTGGGAGCGCTCGCTGCTCACGCGCCCGCGCGATCGCGATGTGGTTTGTCATGCGTCAGCTTGGAACGTGGACAACGTCGAAGATCTGCGCGTGAAGCAATGCATCCAGATCAACGCAGAGCATTTCCAAACCATCCACCACGAGCTCGGTCATAATTTTTATCAACGCGCCTACAATCAGCAGCCGTTTCTCTTTCGCGACGGCGCGCATGATGGCTTCCACGAAGCCATCGGCGATTTCATCGCGCTGAACATCACGCCGGAATATCTGGTCGAGATTGGCCTCTTGCGCCGCAATCAAGTGCCGTCCGCCGCGGCCGACACGAACCTCTTGCTGGAGCAAGCGCTCGGCAAAATTTCGTTCCTGCCGTTCGCGTTGGCGATGGACCAATGGCGCTGGCAAGTGTTCGACGGCCGCATCACGCCGGATCAATACAATACGGCCTGGTGGGACCTGCGGGAGCGCTATCAAGGCATTCGTCCGCCTGTTGAGCGTTCGGCTGCGGGCTTCGATCCTGGCGCCAAATATCACATCGCCAACAACGTGCCGTACCTGCGCTATTTCCTCTCTTACGTGCTGCAATTCCAGTTCTACGAAGCGGCTTGCCAACAAGCAGGCTGGGAAGGTCCGCTGCATCGCTGCACCGTGTATGGCAATCGCGAAGTTGGCGAGCGCTTTAACCGCATGCTGGAAATGGGCTCGTCGCAACCATGGCCGGACGCGCTCGAAGCTTTCACCGGCACGCGCCAGATGGATGGCGGCTCAATGGTCCGCTACTTCCAGCCCTTGATGACGTACATGGAAGAACAAAACCGCGGCCAAGATTGCGGTTGGGATTGATTTAAGACGCGGGCGCTCTCCGGAGCGCCCGTTTTGCATGGGGGGAAGCCATGAAGCATGGAAGTGTTGTTGCGGTGGCCTTGATGCTCGCTGCGTGTTCGCCGCCCGCGGCGCAGGCGCCAGCTGCAGACACAAGCGTTATCGAAACCGCGGCGCCCGCCGCGCAAGCCAGCGAAATTCCGCTGACGCGTGAATTCCTCGTCGGCGCCTGGGGCGATAACGGGGATTGCAACGCCGTCAGCAAGTTCAACGCTGACGGCACCTACGAGATCGGTGGCGCGCCCGGCACGTGGATGCTCGAAGGCGATGTCATCACCATGCAAGGCGCGGGCGGCACATTCCAAGTGCGCGCGCAGGTGCTGAACCAGAACCAAGTGCTGATCGGCAACCCTGATGGCTCCGTCGGGATCTCGCAGCGCTGCTAGGCGCTTTTTTGCACGAAGATCGAGCCGGCGCTATAGCCTGCGCCGAACGAACAGATCAGGCCGCGATCGCCGGCTTTGAAATCGTTGGAATGCAGATGGAATGCGATGATCGAGCCTGCGCCGGCCGTGTTGCCATAAGTGTCGAGCACGGTTGGAGCCTCTTCTTGGCTGGCTTCGTGACCTAGCACGCGCTCGGCGATCAGCCGGTTCATGTTGGAATTGGCCTGGTGCAGCCACAAGCGCTTCAGATCGCTCGGCTTCAGATCAAGCTCGGCCATGTGTTGGAGGATCATCTCCGAAACCATCGGCACGACTTCCTTGAACACTTTGCGGCCCTGTTGCGTGATCAGTTTGTCGGGATCGTCGCGATGCGCTTCGTCGCCGCGATTGAGGAAGCCGAAATTGTTGCGGATATTGTTGGAGAAGCGCGTCTGCAGCTTCGTACCGAGGATCGCCCACGCGCCCGGCGGCGCCATATCCGCGCGCTCCACGAGGATCGCCACCGCCGCGTCGCCGAAAATGAAATGCGTGTCGCGGTCGCGCAGATTGAGGTGGCCGGTGCAGAGCTCTGGGTTCACCACCAACACCGAACGCGCATGGCCCGCGCGGATAATGTCGCTCGCGTTCTGGATCGCAAACGTCGCCGAGGAGCAGGCGACATTCATGTCGTAGCCAAAGCCGCCCGCACCCAATGCGTTCTGCACTTCAATCGCCAACGCCGGATACGGCCGTTGCAGCGACGAGCACGAGCAGATCACCGCGTCCACATCCATCGGATCGCGTCCCGCGCGCTCCAGGGCTTGCTTGGCCGCCGCGACTGAGACTTCCGCCTGCAAGGAGAGCGCTTCGTTCGGCCGCTCCGGAATGATCGGCACCATCCGCTCGACGTCGAGCATGCCGTCTTTCTCGAGCACGAAGCGGTGCTTGATGCCGGAGGCTTTCTCGATGAATTCCACGCTCGACGGCAGCAACGCCTGCTTTTCGCCAGCGGCGATCGCGGCGGCATGTTCGGCATTGAAGCGCTCAACATAAGCGTTGAACGAGGCCACCAATTCGGCGTTCGAGATCGTGTAGGGCGGCGTGTAGAGGCCGGTTGCGGAGATGACGACGGTCAAAGCGCTCTGTCCCCTGGCGCGGCCCCCAGCCGCCTACGGCCCACGCGGTTAGACCCTGGGGGCAAGTTCCGTCAATCACCCGCCCCAGCGGCGGGGGGTAGAAGCAGCCATTCCGGGGGATCGAGCCTGATTTCCTTGCCGCCGGCGGTCAGCGGCGCCTCGGCCGCGAGCGCCCGGTCGAGGCGGAGCAGGGCCAGCGCCCGGCCGTTCGCGCCCGTCCGCACGCTGCCCAGCTCCGCCGCACCCGCCAGCACCGGCGCGCCATAAGCCGGCGCCTCGCCTTCAAACACGATGGGGCAGAATTTCTTGCGCGTGGTCGCCCGCCGCTTCATCCGGCTCACGTTTTCCTGGCCGACGAAGCAGCCCTTGTTGAAGGCGACGCCGTTCAGCTCATCGAGCAGCGCCTCCAGCGCAAACACCTCGTCCGGCCCGGCGTCTCGCGCCAGATCGGGTACGCCGAGCGCGATGCGCCGCGCTTCAAATGCTGCTGCGCCATCGGTAATTGTCGTATTTTTCGGTGCAAATTTGCGCCAGCCAAGCGCGGGCAAGCGCGGATCGGCGACAGCGCCCGCAAAAGCCGCATCGCCCATCAGCACATCCAGCTGCGCGCTTGCATCTTCCAGCTTCGCGTCAGCACGCAGCTTATACATCGAGAGCCGGCGGAAGAGGTCGTCGCTGCGCGCCGGATCGACGTCGAGCAGGACGCCGTCGGCCTCCGCCCACACGAACATATCGGCCAGCACCTTGCCTTGCGGGGCGAGCAAGGCGGCATAAACCACCGGCTCGTTGTCCAGCCGGTCGAGTTCCTGCGTCAGCACGTTGTTTAAAAACTTGTGCGCGTCCGGCCCCGAAACGCGGATCAGGGTGCGGTCGAGGCGGGTGGGGCCGGTCATGGCGACCACTTGGCCTTTCGCCTCAGCCGCTGCAAGTCTTCGGCGTGTTGACTTGGCTTTTACCGGGGCCGTCTCTAACCCCCGCATACCCATGGCCAATATGCTCTTCCTCGCCCCCGCCGACCTCGGCGAAACCGTGCTCGCCACCGGCGCGCTGGCGCATGAAGTGCGCGAGGGCGATCAGCTTACCGTCGTTTGCGCGCCGGACGCCGCGCCGCTTTTTCGCGCCGCACCGGGCCTTGTCGCGTTGCACCAGACGGAAGGCTTTGCGCTCTGGCTCAGCCTCATGCGCACGCGCTTCGACGTCTTGATCGACGCACGTGGCGGTTTGCTTGGCCGCGCGCTGCCCGCGACGCGGCGCATCGCGTTGAAGCCGCCCGAGCGTGTGCGCCATCGCGCAGAGGATTGGGCGGACGCGCTCGGCGTCGAGCGCGCGCTTGAGCCAAAGCTCTGGCTTGACGACACAGCGCGTCAGCGCGCTGCAGAGATTGCGCCGGACGCGACGCCGCTCATCATTCTCGCGCCCGGCGGCGCATCGAGCGCCAAACGCTGGCCGCCCGAACGCTTCGCCGCCGTCGCGCGCCGCTTGGCCACGGGCGCCATCGCCAACGCGCGCGTGCTCTCGATTGGCGCCGCGCCCCGCGATGCGGAGATCACGCGCTCGATCACGTCGAGCCTGGATGCGGACGGCGTGCCCGCCGCTGATCTGGGCGCGGGCGTGGATCTGCTCGCCGCCGCCGCGCTCATGGAGCGCGCCACGCTTTGCCTGGGCAACGACAACGCGCTCACCCAAATCGCCGCCGCCGTCGGTGCGCCGACGCTCACGCTCTTCGGCCCCACGGACGAGCGGGTGCGCGCGCCGTATGGCCCGCGCACGCGCACACTGCGCGGCCGCACTTTGGAGCAAATCGCCGCGCAGCCGGAGCTAGACGGGCGCGGCGCAATGGAGGATGTCAGCATCGACGCGGTGGAAGCAGCCGCGCTCGATCTGCTGCATGCCGGGGGCTTAAGATGAGCACATTCGTGATGCGCCGGCCCGACGACTGGCACGTCCATCTCAGAGATGGCGCGATGCTCGCGGGCGTGGTCAATTTCACCGCGCGGCAATTCGCGCGCGCCATTGTCATGCCCAACCTCAATCCGCCGGTTACGACAGTCGCGGATGCGGAGGCTTACAGATCGCGCATTCTGGCGGCGCTTGAGCCGGGGCTTTCCTTCAAGCCGCTGATGACTTGCTATCTGACGGACGGCATTGACGCCGCCGAGATCGAGCGCGGCTTCGCGGCTGGCGTCTTTACCGCGTGCAAACTCTATCCCGCGCACGCGACCACCAATTCAAGCCACGGCGTGACGGACATCAAAAACATCCACGGTGCGCTGGACACGATGCAGCGCATCGGCATGCCGCTGCTGTTGCATGGCGAGGTCACGGACAAGCACGTCGACATCTTCGATCGCGAAGCCGTGTTCATCGATCGCATCCTGTCTAAGCTCGTGCGCGATTTCCCCGCGCTGAAGATCGTGCTGGAGCACATCACGACGGAAGAGGCGGCGAATTTTGTGGCGGAAGGCCCGGCCACACTCGCGGCGACGATCACGCCGCATCATTTGGATTATAATCGCAACGCCATGTTCGACGGCGGCATCCGTCCGCACTTTTACTGCTTGCCGGTTGCGAAGCGCGAACATCACCGCTTGGCGCTGCGCAAAGCGGCGACGTCCGGGTCGGCGAAGTTTTTCCTCGGCACCGATTCAGCGCCGCACGCCGTCGGCGCCAAGGAAACGGCGTGTGGCTGCGCGGGTGTTTTCTGCGCGCCGCACGCGCTCGAAGCTTACGCGAAGGTGTTTGACGAAGAAGGCGCGATGGATCGCTTCGAGGCGTTCGCATCGGAGAACGGCCCACGTTTTTACGGGCTGCCGCTCAACGAAGAGCGCATAACGCTCACGCGCGACGCCCAATCCGTGCCAGACCGCATCAGCGCGGGCGGCACGGAGATCGTGCCCTTCCACGCAGGCGCTACGCTCGCGTGGCGCCTTCAGCCTTCAAACGCTGCGCGATAGAGCGACGCGTCGCTTTCGGTAAAGCAGCAGAAGA
This genomic interval from Vitreimonas flagellata contains the following:
- a CDS encoding NUDIX hydrolase → MSDTPRIAIGLSAVIVAVTEDAPFVLVTREAGEDVPGLPFGPFDPAGDRTLELSLRGWVHEQTGFDIGYVEQLYTFGDRGREAPLADMKGAGPDRVISISYLALTPSRATLDRVSARWRSWYDFFPWEDWRDGRPSLIDEIIAPKLRDWAQSASDSATQTQRRARAKLAFALEGAIWNEERALDRYELLYEAGLAPEAARDGARFDGKPTPAISAAHGLGEPMQSDHRRILATAIGRLRAKIKYRPVVFELAPERFTLLNLQRVVEAIAGLELHKQNFRRLLDRTGLVEGTGEFDTSAGGRPAELFRARRETLRERPVGGVHVPAPRGE
- a CDS encoding tyrosine phosphatase family protein, with product MSIIVCPLSRAPEIARERKPSHVVSLLDPGSGFPLLNGYGNDRHLCLEIHDIEAEVEGQDALCDKRMRTILDFVGQWGRDVPILIHCYAGISRSTATAFITACAHNPSADEEEIALALRAASSTASPNRRFIALADAELGRGGRMSRAIDKIGRGPPWYEVGEATPFAIPAQFGA
- a CDS encoding YfbR-like 5'-deoxynucleotidase; the protein is MARAPKIAASKVADAPRAWQRMLSGRRLDLLDPSPLDVEIEDIAHGLARVARWNGQTIGAHAFSVAQHSLIVEDICRKLAPEWDKQKRLMALLHDAPEYVIGDMISPFKAALGIDYKAFEAKLEAAIHLRFGLPAHPSATVKGVIKRADIICAYFEAIQLAGFTEVEAKRFFGAPPRNIRLKLTPLPTGQVQEAFLKRFRSLLDPA
- a CDS encoding spinster family MFS transporter; translated protein: MGLLLVIYVMNFVDRQVVNILAEPIKRELGLLDWQLGAMSGLAFALFYTVLGLPIARLAERGNRPYIIGAALAVWSGFTALCGLAQNFTQLLLARIGVGVGEAGCTPPAHSLITDYVPKEKRASALAFYSMGTPLGSLVGMGLGGIIADAYGWRMAFIVCGIPGIVLAIIAALTLVEPRIRQTAADIKERAQAMRDAKPFKAALATLRRKRTFWLVSFAAAIKAFIGYGQAPFAASFFYRNHTEEIASLAAMFGLQSGGFLGLALGLMGGIGGAIGAFLGGMIADKYGARDYRAYVSVPAIASLAVIPIYVLAILSPFATFALGSLLIGSILGTLWYGPVYATAQTIVPPHMRATASAVLLFIINLIGLGLGPLAVGALSDMFAITFGMGEAEGVRWALLVSAFAGLGAALLFWMARSTIRDEMEG
- a CDS encoding LytTR family DNA-binding domain-containing protein → MSLVVVAVNASSDFLEMRRAGFDFYWWEPLLWEVTSALVIVAMAPLIGMAVRRWPPTQDNLTRPGLIHFGLTVPFAIAHLVGIFVLRESVYWLAGAHYGFFDEGVGAVLLYEWRKDVLTYAVIAATYWIFDYIAARKPLPAPPAGDDRIEIRDGATAVFLSPVDILLVEAAGNYVEFHTAVRTHLVRATLVAWEARLTARGFVRVHRSRLVNRTNIIAIKPTASGDVEITLNDGRTIAGSRRYRDALEGSAAVAP
- a CDS encoding acyltransferase family protein; this translates as MNDRRYDLDWLRIIAFALLILYHCGMFYVTWDWHVKSSRASDAIEPLMLLTNPWRLSLLFLVAGAASRFMVDKMSAWRFTSARMGRLWPPLLLAVFVIVPPQAYYEVVEAIQMNPPAEAAQFPLSVENFYQRYVTASGNWCDADGCLTTPTYNHMWFVAYLILYTLALVLVAPLLRRVPKIISVLIAGPGLFLTPWLVMAALRVTLMPIFGESHDFRADWYLHALYLSIFLFGFAIAKHEPFFARCMKLRWVALGIALSSWAALVTYFALAPETPPEWMRMIFRAVRELEAWCAIVACIGFAHRHLRDADGPMRRLLTQAIFPFYLIHQTIIVVAGFYLDDLQLPLWIEAPVLIGTTALGCWLFFDLGRRVAWLRVWIGLPSKGVDVRVTKPDILVREAR
- a CDS encoding GNAT family N-acetyltransferase — protein: MNSVFQIRRAVSRDADAIAKLAAAAAAEEGGVSGLEVDRIKAHAFGSSPLFEAWVAQERHNSPLVAHAIITKSYDTRRACPNVVLCELYVAPEFRRSGLARKMMSAVAQRARDLGARELAITTGVENEVAQRFFAAIGAHPRQAAVFMMSADGIEWLAAEGL